GGAAAAAGCCACGGCACCCCAGGTGAGAGGTGCGAGGTGAGGGACGCGACTGAAACAGGCCGGCGGATAACCCCCTGCCAGGGGAATGGAAAGTCCCTGTGGCCCGGGAGAGGGTCTGAGGCCAGACAAGGCCGCCCGAGGGGGGCATGGGAGCAAGCGGGGGGCGCGCGAGGGCCTCCCCTCAGCCACGGAGCTCTGCAGCCTGCGGCCACCTTCACAGTCCTTGACGCTGAAATCAGAAACCTATCACCGCCGGGCCGCCAGCCGTGTCTTCCAGATCGAATGCCCGGACCTGTCCACGGGCTGGCACAGAGCACGGCCAAAGCCTGGAGGCTGGGGTCGGTGTACCGCCAGGGCCAGCCAGGACGGGCGCTCGGTGTCTCGGAGAGGGCAGGAGTGTGGGCTCCCTGCGACCTGGAACCTACTCCatcgctctgtgcctcagtctcctcagaTGGAAAATAGAGTACTCCAACCTTCCCAGGAGGCGTGTGTGGGCGCCTGGGCCTCTGTGGGCCACGGAGGAATGGGTACATTTACCTGAAAACAGGCAGCGAGAAGGAACTCCCACTAACTGGGGCACCAGCCCTGTGCCACAGGCTGGAGTCTGAAGCTGAAATTGCTCCCTTATATAATATTCGGAtttccctgtttgctctctcttccCTGGATCCTAAGAGCTCAGTGGGTCGAGGATGTGGACTGGGGTTCATCTTGGCTGCATAGCAAATCACCCTAAAAGTTCACGGCCGGGAACAGCCATGTACTACCTCCCAGTTTCTAAGGGTCAGAAATCTGGGAGAGGCCGAGCTGGAAGGTTCCGGCTCACGGTCCCTCCTGAGCTCGTGGTCCGGCCCCGGGCCAGGGGCTGCCGTTCCTGAAGGCCGGACAGGGGCTGGAGCTGGACGTCCAGATTCATTCTCTGCTCTTTGGAGTGGATCTGTTTGCAGGGCTGCATAGACACGGCTTCCCatggtggcggggggtgggggatgtgaGAGACACACATAGACTGACAGAGCATGCAAGACAGAAGCCGCTGTCTTTTTATGACCCATTGTCAGAAACGACACCCTCCCCCCTCTGCCGCATTCTCCGTGTTACAAATAAGTAAGTCACTCCCCCAGTCCGACACAAGGGCCGGGTAATTAAACTCTGGCTCTTGAAGGGAGTGTTATCAGAGGATTTGAGGACACATCTTTAGGGTGACCAGAGTATTGTGACCCCAGAATCGGGCAGAGCAACTGCCCTCATGGAGGCGTCTTAATAAAAAGCGGCAGGACTGACCGACAGGAAACAGTGAACAGGTGCGTGAGAAGGGCCTTCCTGCCCCACTCGCcacggagggggtgggggggagggagagggtgcgGCTCGGAAAGGTTGGTGTGCATCACGGGTGTGGGTGGTAAGTCGGGGCCCGGGCTGCTCTGACGTCAGAGTCCTTGTTCACCAGGAATTCTCAGCCGCCACCCGTCACGGGGAGGGCCTGGCGGGAATGCGAGCCGATGATGGCAAGCGGCTCCCTCGTCAAAGGGACAGGAGGAGCATTAGATCACCAAGCAGCTCGCAGAGCAGAGGCGGGCATTCTCCCTACTCTGCCAAATACCCCCGCGGGCGCCTGGGGACTCGCGGGGGCACAGCCAGGGCGGTGGTGCTGAAGGGACTTTGCAAAGGGGCCTGAGATCTGCAGCCAACATCTCCCCAGCCGCACAGAACCGGGTCAGGGCCAACACAGACAGCGAGCGGCAGCGGGACATCTGTGTGCACTTTTCCAGCCGAGAGCAAGGGCCCCTCCGCCTGGAAGGGAGAAGGCAGGACCCGCTCTGCGGCTTGGACCGGAGCCAGTATTCCATTTGTTCCTCCTGTGAATTCTTTCCGGAGCTACGATCAACTTaaggaggttcagagaggtgaagtaactagCCCAGAGTCACCCAACCAGTACGTGGTGACAGAGCCGTGACGCCAGAGGGGCCTGGCCGAGCGGGGACCTTCCCGGGAGCGCCGCCTCTCCAGCCTCCAGGAAGAAACTCTCTGCTGGCAGGAACTGGCATCGGTCCCTCCCTGCTCTGCGGAGGTGGGACACCCTCGGATTCCCGCCATCCGCCCCGGCGCCCGTAGAGCCCCAGAAGTATACTCTTTTCCATCTGCAATCCCGGCCCAAGTGGGGACACAACTTTTTTTCCTACGGTTTTCTTTAACCGCCTGCACCAAGGCAGGAATCAGAAGCAATGCTGCGAAGGCTGTAACTATAAAAGGCAGTAAACAGCATCAGAATGGCCGAGCCTGCAAGACCCAAGTCGATCCCGTCCCGACGGCTTGTGGCGGGGACGGGAAGGGTGACTGTCCCACAGAGGGAGCACCCGCCAGCCCCAGCGTTGGGGCTGAGCACTCGACATACAACTTCCACATCTTCCCCTTGGAGGCAGGTGCCACAGGCACAGCCGTGCAGGCCCCAAAGCCTAGCACCACTTCTGGCCTCTGCCTGTCTCTGCTCTGTACCGGCAGGTTTCCTGAGCCTGGGAAGTAGGCTCCTGGAGACCTTGGCCCTGACCCCCTAGGGTCAGCTCCCCTAGGGCCGCTCACCTGGGTCCATTTCAAGTCCGAAAAACATGCCCATCCGCGGccacaggtgggaggtggtgacagacagggacagagctCCCATCCAGCTGGGACCCCGCCCCACATAAAGGAGGCCGCCTTCCCGACACGGATCCAGAGACAGGCGATGCCTTCTAAAAATAGTGGCCCCAGCACCCGTGTGAGAATTAGTCTCCCGTGATTGGCATCTTCCCTCCTATGTTCAAGGATGAAAAtgctccccttttctctctctctctctcttttggagcatgggaaggcacagagaggctggaTCTGGCATTGGGGTGGTTTTGCCCAACCTCTGTAGCTGCACCACTTAACAGCTAGGggtccttgggcaagtcacaagATTAGATGCTAgaattcttcctctcccccaaatcCGCCTCTCTGGACCAGGGTTTAGTGACAACACTCAACATGATaaagggacaggggcgcctgggtggtttggtcagtcaggcatctgactttggctcaggtcgtgatctcgcggttcgtgagttcgagccccgcgtccggctctgggctgacggctcggagcccggagccggcttcggattctgcgtctccctctctctctctgcccctcccctgctcgtgctctgtctccctctgtctcaaaaataaataaacctcaaaaaaattaaaaaaggggcgcctgggtggcacagtcggttaagcgtccgacttcagccaggtcgcgatctcgcggtccgtgagttcgagccccgcgtcaggctctgggctgatggctcagagcctggagcctgtttccgattctgtgtctccctctctctctgcccctcccccgttcatgctctgtctctctctgtcccaaaaataaataaaaacattgaaaaaaaattaaaaaaaaaaaaaaaaattaaaaaataaaataaaatatgtattcagtTCTGCAAGTGTTTGGAACCTAAAAGGGCACTAGGTCACCATCTCAGGGACGATGGGGCCGGAACTCTTAGCGACCTCAGTGCTTCACGGCCAGCAGGACACAGCATGGTACAAACAATCTGGTCCTCATGGAGCTGACACTCGGTGTCATGACACTTACTCTTGGTGTCACCCTGTCAGGAAGATGCTGCTCTCAGCGTTTTAGAGACACGGAGGTTAAGCCTGAGGGATTCCCACTTGCCCGAGGCCACGCAGGTGGCGAGGTTACATTCAGGACTCGGGTTTACGGCTCGCCAAAGCCGCACCCTTACCGGTAAGCCAGTGGTTTCCCAACCGTGCTCCGTGGAACCCTATAGTCTGTCAGAGGTTGTCATGGAGGGAGGGTTGGGACCATGAGGGATCAAGGGGAAGGTTTTCTCATGAGCCCAAGAAAGGCCGGGGTTTCGAGAGAGATCCGAGGAGACCACGAGGTGCCAACAGCTCTCAGTGGCAGAACCCCAGGACGAAGAGGAGCTTGCCAAAGATGGACGTGCTCCCCCGCACTCGGGGTCCTCAGACCAACACCCCCGAtctgcgagcgggggaggggtgcctcAAAACGCAAATCAATCTACTGGCAAGAAAAGAGTGTtgcatttctttaagtttatttatttattttgagagagagagagagagagagagagcacaaacaggggagggacagagagagaggatcccaagtaggctccgtgctgtcggtgcagagtccgacgcggggcttgaacccccgaaccatgacatcacgacctgagccgaaatcaagagccgggtacttaaccgacagagccacccaggtgcccggggtgttgcatttaaaaatatacatctgAGTTTGCGTATGAAGATTCACATCACATGCCTACACCTATCCAAGAAAAGTGACCttataaaagaaatacagcaCAGTGTTAGCAGGGTGATGAAATCTGGGGGGGAGTATTTTCCCATGCCCTTCCGTGTATTTTCTGGGTTTTCACATGTTCCTCAACGAATATTTCGTAAAAGATAACAGTGAAAAGGGAAAGTTGttttttgtggtgtgtgtgtgtgtggggggtggttattatttttttttaaaggaacaagtTAGGAACCATTCCTGTAACTGGATTATTCCAGTAGACCTAATAAACCCAGTTTACCAGAAATGATTCTTTGGCCATCCCACTCCAAAACGGAACAGTTGGGTGTCCCTGCCAACATTTCCCAAGAGAGGGGAGGAGTTCTCTGCAGGGATAAATGTGTCAGCACCCACGAAAACCCAGCACTCCGGGCGGGTGGCTTTGGGATCCGCCGACTACATCCAGCTCAGAGGCAGGTAATCCGTGACGCTGTGCGTGCTGGGAGCAAAGGAACCCACTTTTCTAGGGTGGCTCTAGGCGTTGGCCTGGAGCCTgggaggcgggagggagccaggagggagccagggacgGCTCTGGCGCTGGCCCCGCATGCCACGCCCTCTGAAGACAAGTCCTCTCTGGGTCTGGGTCTTCACCCCTGCAAAAGGTACCACGAGGGCTTCTGTGGCCCTTTCTGCCTCCAATACGCTTGGATTCTGACTctagccagctgggcacccccaTACACGGGACCGACAGGGCCCCAACTCCGCCGAGGGGCCCGAGGGGCCTCCCCTTGTCTGGCACAGGGCACTGCCCTCACCGCGTGGCGCAGACAGAACTGTTGTACGGCGTCCCTCCGGGCAGAGGCCACGCGGTCTCGGTGGGGGCTGTTTCGTGGTTCCTCTCCCCTCCAGCGTCCCCGGCCAAACAGACAGGCAGGCTGTGTCTGTCCAGCAACCGAGAGGACGGGCTGCTCAGAAACAGAGCCAGCCTGCTAACTTGCCCAAACAAAGTTCTTTTTCTCCAGAAATAATTTGGGAAGGGGGGGGTGTAGGGGTTGGGCTGTTTAACGCTTCCAAAGAAACGGTTGCAGCAGCCGAAGGGTAAACAAAGTGTTGAGGCGATTCCACTGCCACCGCCCCTGATGCTTGTCTGAAGGTGTTTCCTGGACTCTCAATGGAAAGGGTtcaaccccctccctcctcaaccgcccctccctctcctcccctccccagcccccctccccatctcagaaGCTGCCCTTTTCTCCTCTGGACTCTGGGACTGAGTGGGCAGAGCCCGAAGGTACATAATCCTGTTTGCTGTGGTCACCGGCTTTGAACCCCGCCTCTCTCTGATCTTTCCTCCATTCCTTCTCCCGGTGGAATCGTTGCTCTGGCTTAGCTGGTAGTTTCAGAGTTGGGGGTGGCATGTGGGGGGAGGTGCACCTGCTATGAGCCGGGCCCCTCCATAGCTTCACAAAGCTAACAGAGGCAGAGACTAGAACACTGGCCAcacggggggcagggggaggcggtCGGGACACCATCGGGCCCCCCAAGACTTAAAAGAGCTTTGTTTTCCAGAGTTGAGGGCAGTTGGAATGTCACCCCTCTTGGctttggggctcctggtggctggGCTCTGCCCCACTGTCCGCTGCCTCCTGGGGGGCAGGCTTGGCCCCGAGATAGCCACCCAGGAGGTGCAACACACTGGGCCGCCCTTGGACAGCCTCCGATTGGCCTCCAGCAACACCGCCTTCACCTTCAGCCTCTACAAGCGGTTGGTTTCAAAGACCCCCAATAAGAACGTCATCTTCTCCCCGCTGAGCATCTCCACCGCCTTGGCTTTCCTATCCCTGGGGGCCCGCGGCACCACCCTCACGGAGATCCTCGAAGGCCTCAAGTTCAACCTCACGGAGACCCCCGACACGGAAATCCACCGGGGCTTCCGGCACCTTCTGCAGAGCCTCAGCCGGCCCAGTGACGAGCTACAGCTGAGCGTGGGCAACGCCATATTTGTCAGCGAGGGGCTGAAGCTGCTGGAGAAGTTCAGGGAAGATGCCAGGGCGCTCTACGCCTCTGAGGCCTTCTCCACCAACTTCCAGGACTCGGCTGCCGCCGAGAAGCTTATCAACGACTTCGTGAAGAATAGGACCCAGGGGAAAATTGTGGACTTGGTCAAGGACCTTGACCTGCACACAGCAATGGTCTTGGTGAACTACATCTTCCTTAAAGGTGAGTGCCTGGCTTGGGGTTTGGAAGGAAACGGATCAGATCTGATCTCTTAGTTCTGCTCTCGTGGGGCCGTCTCTGGCCGGGTGTAGCAAACCGTGTTATTAGGGAAACCCTCACACAGCAGGTGCCCTTGGTCCAGGGTGGGCGGAGGGGAGGAGGCGCGGCACCAAGGTCCCTCCCTGCCTGTAAGCATGGTCTTCTCTTAAGGTTTTCCAAATGACACTGGGACGGGCCCAGCAACCCTTGGACTGAGTCAGAGTCAAACTTGCCTGCTCACCAGAAGGCAGGGGCTGCCCTTTCAAGTCGCTCTTGGGTGGGTGGGAACTTCAGCTTCTTCCCTGAAGAGACGCCTTTGGACATGCTCTAGAAGCCCTCTGCCAGTGCCACACCAGTGGGACCGTTCTGATCTGGACCGGGTCCTGCCCAGGGACTCAGCCTCTGGGAGTCCCAGCCCGTCTGGGGGCCATGAACACAGGAAGACAGTGTGTAAGGAGCCTGGCCAACGCAGGGTTCTGTAATAGCGGGGGAGCTTATGCTCCCCTATaagcttttcttttaagtttacgtatttattttgggagacagagagagacagaacaggggaggggcagagagagagggagagagagaatcccaagcaggctctgcactgtcagtgtggagcccgaggcggggcttgacctcaccaaccgtgagatcaagacccaagctgaaaATGAGacccggccgcttaaccgactgagccacccaggcacccccaatccTCTATGATCTTGAGGGTGGTACCAGCAGGGTCACCATTCTGGGGAAGCGCCCTGGGGGAGGGCAATATCCCAGCCAGGACCCCTTCCCAGATTCTGGTTGGTCCAGTGCCCCATCCCATGGGTAGAAACCCAGCAAACACAGACCTCAGCCCATAAATTCGGGAGAGACGGAGTGCAAACAGAGTCAGCCTTGGGGAGCAGCAGTCCCAATGGGGACAAAAAACAGACGCGACCCAAAGCCTGATCATGGAGGCAGGGAGCCATCAGGTGTCTGAGAGACAAGAGCTGAGGGGAGACGCAGCAAGTCTGCAGGAGGGGCTCTGGCTGAGTCCCCGGCCCCGGCAGGTGAAGGCGCGGAACCAGATTTCTCTATAAAACGGAAGTGGGCGGGATGCGCCCTGTCTGTTCTTTGTGTCTCCTGTGTTTTCCCCTCCTaccaccctgccctgcccaagGATTTTCTCCTCCAAATTCTCCTTCCCAGGGACACGCCAGCCGGTgggcttcccccccaccccccactctggtGCCTCTATCATTGAAGCTCAGGCCcgggttgtgggggaggggaggggggggctcgCTTTCCCAGCAAAGGAGCTCCCACCCACCCCGCTGAGTGCTCCAGTCCTCCTGGGGACAGAGACCTGTGCCCTCTCCTCGGCTGACCTCCGCCCTGCCCTCACGTCCCCACTTGGCCCCTCGTTTCAGCCCGTTTGACGAGGCTGTGCGTGTGTGCGGACCTCCGGGCGAGGTCAACGACCGGGTGGCCAACTGGCGGTTACGAGCATTGTCCCTTTCAGGGGGTCAGGggtttccccttcctccccccgcGGCAGCGCTCCggggcccctcccccctctctccctgacccctcCCCGTCTCTCTTGCACCTGCTCGTCCCGGCTTCCGGCAGGTGTCTCGCTCACCACAATGAACCGGATCTTCGTTCCACGGCCCCTTCCCCGTCCCGACCTGTGGGGCTCACCCCCGTCTCCGGCGGCCCGCCCGcttggcccctcccccccaggcaGGGCCGCCCCTAAGAGGCCAGTGGGGTGCCTGGCGGTGCGCCCCCGGGGAACCCGGGCAGAGAAGGGGTAGAGGCCCTGCAGCCCCGTGTTCACGGAGTCCTCTGACCTTCAGCCAAATGGAAGACGCCCTTCGACCCCCACAATACGTTCGAGGCGAAGTTCCACGTGAGCAAGAGGAGGAGGGTGACGGTGCCCATGATGGACCTCGAGGACGTGGAGGTGCCTTACTTCCGGGACGAGCGGCTGGCCTGCACCGTCGTGGAGCTCCAGTACGCCAGCAACGACAGCGCGCTCTTTGTTCTCCCCGACCAGGGCAGGATGGAGGCCGTGGAGGCCGAGCTGCAACCAGAGACGCTGAGGGGGTGGAGACACTCACTGCGGCTGAGGtgactgcccctccctcctcctccgtggctctcccccactccccgtGTCCCCAGCGCGCGGGACCCCCCTGATGTCCCCGGCCCGGGCTGCAGCGCTGGGAGAACCGGTCCCAGCACACGTGGGGGCTTGGGGTTACCTTGCCCTTGGCCCATTTACTCCTCCATCGCATAGGTTAATTGAGCAGCTACGATGGGCCAGGCACTAATTTTAAATAGGTAAATTGTTCAGTATGTTGGACCTGAAGAAATGAAGGTGTGGGGGTGGAGAATAGAGCAGGGTAAAATGATTAGGAACACTGAACCCCCCAGGAGGTGGTTAGTGATTTGAAATAGGATCACCAGCAGGTGACATCTGAGCATCGGCATGACCCGGCGTGAGGGACCGAGCCCTGTGGGTATGTTAGGGAAAagcattcctggcagagggaacgGCCAGTGCGGAGCCTCCGTGCAAAGCCTGGTCTGCCTGAGGATTGGTGAGGCGAGAcaggctggagcagagtgagagtTCGGAGAAGTCAGGGGGCCCCACGGGATGGCTCTGGTCGAGCGGGGCCATGCAGACGCCGGGGAAACCACAACTCTCCCTCCTCTGAGTGCAACGCGGAGTCATGGCAAGGTCGGCGCCGAAGAGGGAGTGACCGGAGCACTGTTTTAAAAAGACCACCCAGGAAGCTGAGTGGAGAACTGGCCGTCGAGGACAAGCATGGAGGCAGGAGGACCTGTTAGGAGCCCAGTGCCACAATAAGCGTGAGAAGTGGTCAGGGGCCAGGTCAACCTGAGGGTCGAGACGGGCTGGGACACGGAATGCGGAAGACCAAAGTCAAGGGGACAAGCGAGGCAAGGAGCGTCCTGGGCCCGGTCCCCGCGGTGGGGACACGGGGCGGCAGCCGCGGCTCAGATCCCTGGAAGGCCCACGACACAGGGACCCCGCTCTCTCACCCACGTTGCATGTTGCAACGCTTCCTTCCTCCAACAGCAAATAGCCGCTGCACGGCAGGGGCTTGATGATCGGGTGTCGACGGGTAGAATATTCATCAGACGCCTTTAATTTACAAAGCGCTGAGGAAATATACGCCTCTGCACGTTCCCAGCCCATGATGGGTGCTGGGAATGGGTGGGTCAATGCATGGATGCCTGGATGgacgaatgaatgaatttggAGAGGAATGGCTATCCTCCCTGCTCATGGGACTCAAGGTTCAATGGGAGACGCAGCCTCCTCACGTCTGGCAACTGCAAAACCAGACGGTGACAAGAGCCTGGAGGGATATAAACAGACAGAGGGAAGTGTGAAGGTGGGGAGCTTTTGCTCCCAGAACTCCCCACCAGTTCCGCTCAGAAGCAGAAGAAGCCCCTGCCCTC
This window of the Prionailurus viverrinus isolate Anna chromosome B3, UM_Priviv_1.0, whole genome shotgun sequence genome carries:
- the SERPINA3 gene encoding alpha-1-antichymotrypsin isoform X2, with translation MSPLLALGLLVAGLCPTVRCLLGGRLGPEIATQEVQHTGPPLDSLRLASSNTAFTFSLYKRLVSKTPNKNVIFSPLSISTALAFLSLGARGTTLTEILEGLKFNLTETPDTEIHRGFRHLLQSLSRPSDELQLSVGNAIFVSEGLKLLEKFREDARALYASEAFSTNFQDSAAAEKLINDFVKNRTQGKIVDLVKDLDLHTAMVLVNYIFLKAKWKTPFDPHNTFEAKFHVSKRRRVTVPMMDLEDVEVPYFRDERLACTVVELQYASNDSALFVLPDQGRMEAVEAELQPETLRGWRHSLRLRWIDNLYLPKFSISSSYNLEAILPQLGVTKVFTNQADLSGITGERNLAVSQEGDELRCGRVQLEVPVGHVRRDVRVDLELGKREEDGWHGRCVDRDSERRQVSQGARAGPRAQRCP
- the SERPINA3 gene encoding alpha-1-antichymotrypsin isoform X1, whose amino-acid sequence is MSPLLALGLLVAGLCPTVRCLLGGRLGPEIATQEVQHTGPPLDSLRLASSNTAFTFSLYKRLVSKTPNKNVIFSPLSISTALAFLSLGARGTTLTEILEGLKFNLTETPDTEIHRGFRHLLQSLSRPSDELQLSVGNAIFVSEGLKLLEKFREDARALYASEAFSTNFQDSAAAEKLINDFVKNRTQGKIVDLVKDLDLHTAMVLVNYIFLKAKWKTPFDPHNTFEAKFHVSKRRRVTVPMMDLEDVEVPYFRDERLACTVVELQYASNDSALFVLPDQGRMEAVEAELQPETLRGWRHSLRLRWIDNLYLPKFSISSSYNLEAILPQLGVTKVFTNQADLSGITGERNLAVSQVVHKTVLDVTEVGTEAAAATRSKIMLMSGKIGPLTTVRFNRPFLLSVLSKDTQDILFWGKVANPNQA
- the SERPINA3 gene encoding alpha-1-antichymotrypsin isoform X3, which gives rise to MSPLLALGLLVAGLCPTVRCLLGGRLGPEIATQEVQHTGPPLDSLRLASSNTAFTFSLYKRLVSKTPNKNVIFSPLSISTALAFLSLGARGTTLTEILEGLKFNLTETPDTEIHRGFRHLLQSLSRPSDELQLSVGNAIFVSEGLKLLEKFREDARALYASEAFSTNFQDSAAAEKLINDFVKNRTQGKIVDLVKDLDLHTAMVLVNYIFLKAKWKTPFDPHNTFEAKFHVSKRRRVTVPMMDLEDVEVPYFRDERLACTVVELQYASNDSALFVLPDQGRMEAVEAELQPETLRGWRHSLRLRWIDNLYLPKFSISSSYNLEAILPQLGVTKVFTNQADLSGITGERNLAVSQEGDELRCGRVQLEVPVGHVRRDVRVDLELEKNVPY